In Zingiber officinale cultivar Zhangliang chromosome 1A, Zo_v1.1, whole genome shotgun sequence, a genomic segment contains:
- the LOC122034482 gene encoding transcription termination factor MTERF15, mitochondrial-like, whose amino-acid sequence MSIRVFVKLHLSRILLESLPTRSTSTHNTRFFSESSARHGAILSESSSASHFSRQISIASLLLRYGFPQSQLHEFFRKHRFLMNSSPSDVEKCIGILLSYGLNQNSLVSIISSCPQTLELGFLSKWKVGFSELECQNLAPSVVQRTLEQSAKLKTEPSDLHYAVQLMKSLNLSGKTIFKVLEEFPLATIKHSGDIRRTMDMLKSVGFNSEDIDRICHLFPGLLACNVNGRLRLLFGELQDLNFRLDEVKQAFRNHPKLLLSMEHGELTRYLDLLNSLKCRVPIKKMILSNGRLAACINVKLRVDFLCQYGLIRREAFKILFVEPRVLIYDLEDVEKKIDFLISKLDLCIKHLVEFPDYLGVNFDKQIIPRFNVVEHLISRGGLGFNVGLKHLVRLSRHKFYNFFVKPYPECEKIFGGLVREAVREAKPRHPVDMWKLLKPQKFTDTEEDVKNMKLLMKSLV is encoded by the coding sequence ATGTCGATTAGGGTTTTTGTCAAGCTCCATCTCTCTCGCATCCTCCTCGAATCTCTCCCTACTCGTTCAACTTCAACCCATAACACTCGGTTCTTCTCGGAAAGTTCCGCTCGTCATGGAGCAATACTGTCAGAATCCTCGTCAGCCTCTCACTTCTCTCGGCAAATTTCCATCGCCAGCCTGCTGCTGAGGTACGGTTTCCCCCAAAGCCAGCTGCACGAGTTCTTCCGAAAGCACCGATTTTTGATGAATTCGTCGCCTTCTGATGTCGAGAAGTGCATTGGGATCCTCCTGTCCTACGGTCTGAATCAGAATTCTCTGGTCTCGATCATTTCATCCTGCCCTCAAACTCTAGAACTAGGGTTCCTCTCGAAATGGAAGGTGGGATTCTCGGAGCTAGAATGTCAGAATCTTGCTCCTTCGGTCGTGCAGAGAACACTTGAGCAGTCTGCAAAGCTCAAAACTGAACCGAGTGACCTTCATTATGCTGTGCAGTTGATGAAAAGCCTGAACTTGAGTGGTAAGACCATTTTTAAAGTTCTGGAAGAATTTCCTTTGGCGACCATCAAGCATTCCGGAGATATTAGACGCACGATGGATATGCTAAAAAGTGTTGGATTCAATAGCGAAGATATAGATAGGATTTGTCATCTCTTTCCTGGACTCTTAGCATGTAATGTTAATGGCAGGTTGAGACTTTTGTTTGGAGAGCTTCAAGATTTGAACTTTAGGTTGGATGAGGTAAAGCAAGCATTTCGCAACCACCCCAAACTGCTTCTAAGCATGGAACATGGGGAGCTGACTCGGTACCTAGATCTCTTGAATAGTTTGAAATGCAGGGTGCCAATCAAGAAGATGATCCTGAGTAACGGACGATTAGCCGCATGCATCAACGTGAAGCTCAGAGTGGATTTCTTGTGCCAATATGGTTTGATCCGTCGCGAAGCTTTCAAGATATTGTTTGTTGAACCAAGAGTGCTCATATATGACTTAGAAGATGTAGAAAAGAAGATAGACTTTCTGATTTCCAAGTTAGACTTGTGCATCAAGCACCTGGTTGAATTTCCTGATTACTTGGGTGTGAATTTTGACAAGCAAATAATCCCACGCTTCAATGTCGTCGAGCATCTAATATCACGAGGAGGACTAGGTTTTAATGTCGGACTGAAGCATCTAGTGAGGCTCAGCAGGCataagttttataatttttttgtgAAGCCATATCCAGAGTGCGAGAAGATTTTTGGGGGACTTGTTAGGGAAGCTGTTAGGGAAGCTAAACCGAGACATCCAGTTGACATGTGGAAACTGTTAAAGCCCCAGAAATTCACAGATACAGAGGAGGATGTGAAAAATATGAAGCTTTTGATGAAATCTCTGGTTTAG
- the LOC122034487 gene encoding solute carrier family 25 member 44-like isoform X1: MGSREIARPAVPSFDQTEINWDKLDKTKLYVVGAGIFSGVTVVLYPLSVIKTRMQVASKDAVQKNAFSAFKNILKTDGIPGLYRGFGTVITGAIPARIIFLTSLEMTKAASLKLVDPFKLSEPVQAAIANGIAGMSGSLCSQAVFVPVDVVSQKLMVQGYSGFAKYNGGFDVARKILKSEGIRGLYRGFGLSIMTYAPSSAVWWASYGSSQRIIWRFLGHGNDKENVPPSQLKIICVQATGGVVAASVASCITTPLDTIKTRLQVMDNTQKPNVRQVIRRLIAEDGWKGFYRGLGPRFISMSAWGTSMIVAYEYMKRLCAITEES; this comes from the exons ATGGGTTCAAGAGAGATTGCTCGCCCTGCGGTCCCATCTTTCGATCAGACTGAGATTAACTGGGACAA GCTTGACAAGACCAAATTATATGTTGTTGGAGCAGGAATTTTCAGTGGTGTTACTGTGGTACTGTATCCTCTATCTGTAATAAAGACCAGGATGCAAGTGGCTTCAAAAGATGCTGTGCAGAAGAATGCATTTTCGGCTTTCAAAAATATTCTGAAGACTGATGGCATACCTGGTCTCTATAGGGGGTTTGGGACAGTAATAACTGGAGCTATTCCTGCCCGGATCATTTTTCTCACTTCTTTGGAGATGACAAAGGCAGCTTCGTTAAAGCTGGTGGATCCATTTAAGCTTTCTGAACCAGTTCAAGCTGCTATAGCTAATGGCATTGCTGGCATGTCAGGGTCTCTATGCTCGCAAGCTGTGTTTGTTCCTGTAGATGTG GTTAGCCAAAAGTTGATGGTTCAAGGATACTCTGGTTTCGCTAAATATAATGGTGGATTTGATGTTGCTCGCAAAATTTTGAAGTCTGAAGGAATCAGGGGACTTTACAGAGGATTTGGTCTGTCTATCATGACATATGCTCCTTCTAGTGCTGTGTGGTGGGCAAGTTATGGATCAAGCCAACGGATTATATGGAG ATTCTTAGGTCATGGCAATGACAAAGAAAATGTTCCTCCTAGTCAGTTGAAGATAATTTGTGTCCAAGCAACTGGCGGTGTTGTTGCAGCTTCTGTAGCATCATGTATCACTACACCACTTGACACTATCAAGACCCGACTGCAG GTTATGGACAATACTCAGAAACCAAATGTAAGACAAGTGATTAGAAGATTGATTGCTGAAGATGGATGGAAAGGCTTTTATAGAGGGCTGGGTCCCAGGTTTATCAGCATGTCAGCATGGGGTACTTCAATGATTGTAGCATATGAATATATGA AGAGGCTTTGTGCTATAACTGAAGAGAGTTGA
- the LOC122034487 gene encoding solute carrier family 25 member 44-like isoform X2, with protein MQVASKDAVQKNAFSAFKNILKTDGIPGLYRGFGTVITGAIPARIIFLTSLEMTKAASLKLVDPFKLSEPVQAAIANGIAGMSGSLCSQAVFVPVDVVSQKLMVQGYSGFAKYNGGFDVARKILKSEGIRGLYRGFGLSIMTYAPSSAVWWASYGSSQRIIWRFLGHGNDKENVPPSQLKIICVQATGGVVAASVASCITTPLDTIKTRLQVMDNTQKPNVRQVIRRLIAEDGWKGFYRGLGPRFISMSAWGTSMIVAYEYMKRLCAITEES; from the exons ATGCAAGTGGCTTCAAAAGATGCTGTGCAGAAGAATGCATTTTCGGCTTTCAAAAATATTCTGAAGACTGATGGCATACCTGGTCTCTATAGGGGGTTTGGGACAGTAATAACTGGAGCTATTCCTGCCCGGATCATTTTTCTCACTTCTTTGGAGATGACAAAGGCAGCTTCGTTAAAGCTGGTGGATCCATTTAAGCTTTCTGAACCAGTTCAAGCTGCTATAGCTAATGGCATTGCTGGCATGTCAGGGTCTCTATGCTCGCAAGCTGTGTTTGTTCCTGTAGATGTG GTTAGCCAAAAGTTGATGGTTCAAGGATACTCTGGTTTCGCTAAATATAATGGTGGATTTGATGTTGCTCGCAAAATTTTGAAGTCTGAAGGAATCAGGGGACTTTACAGAGGATTTGGTCTGTCTATCATGACATATGCTCCTTCTAGTGCTGTGTGGTGGGCAAGTTATGGATCAAGCCAACGGATTATATGGAG ATTCTTAGGTCATGGCAATGACAAAGAAAATGTTCCTCCTAGTCAGTTGAAGATAATTTGTGTCCAAGCAACTGGCGGTGTTGTTGCAGCTTCTGTAGCATCATGTATCACTACACCACTTGACACTATCAAGACCCGACTGCAG GTTATGGACAATACTCAGAAACCAAATGTAAGACAAGTGATTAGAAGATTGATTGCTGAAGATGGATGGAAAGGCTTTTATAGAGGGCTGGGTCCCAGGTTTATCAGCATGTCAGCATGGGGTACTTCAATGATTGTAGCATATGAATATATGA AGAGGCTTTGTGCTATAACTGAAGAGAGTTGA